One genomic region from Nocardia vinacea encodes:
- a CDS encoding WS/DGAT domain-containing protein produces the protein MSTVAAQDATMYWLSGRTRNDLFMLYCFDDSGRSGAQLREFVARRSTEIADLSVRLRELPGDLDYPAWVRCEFRAEQFVEHILPEPDWPSVCEVLGKLLGTGVDAAVRPWRLHVFRRVVGAPGGAGPAMVVVLQLSHALADGRRGAEIARGLFSEVGEGELVARDASVAGRLPAARAERGVAVERVAGAGQVASAAPVAASRDPVARAERGVAIERVAESALVTSVIGAASVARALGGRSAGFGRRLGIAAVEAAPVNPIHVNSALALLRMPIQFARTAIRGYQAFRAQQELAELTTAGRLPGPGPAFTPSLVNRSDSTDRHAHQVRMIVCDAERLRIPGCTVTVVALTAVSIALDRYLTARGERADRLGAQVPMALSDSRIAARNNYRSLGVDLFIDEPDLLARANRIAAALADRRTRAQHPLLTAQDRVTAVTPAPLLRRDIERYPLDTVPHSIAGHTVVSSVHRGPADLTFGGAPVRFTGGFPAIGSVMHLTHGVHGLGDTVTVSIHADTAALPDIDNYVDLLRDALNEVFDCAIAELGHPETSTG, from the coding sequence GTGAGTACGGTGGCCGCCCAGGACGCGACGATGTACTGGCTGTCGGGCCGTACCCGAAATGACCTCTTCATGCTGTATTGCTTCGACGATTCCGGGCGTTCCGGTGCGCAACTACGCGAGTTCGTCGCGCGCCGCAGTACGGAGATTGCCGACCTGTCGGTGCGGCTGCGCGAGCTGCCCGGAGATCTGGACTATCCGGCATGGGTTCGGTGTGAATTCCGTGCCGAGCAATTTGTGGAACATATCCTTCCGGAACCGGATTGGCCGAGTGTGTGTGAGGTGCTCGGCAAACTGCTCGGTACCGGGGTGGACGCCGCGGTGCGGCCGTGGCGGTTGCATGTGTTTCGGCGGGTCGTCGGTGCGCCGGGGGGTGCTGGACCGGCGATGGTGGTTGTGCTGCAGTTGTCCCATGCGTTGGCAGATGGCCGGCGGGGTGCGGAGATCGCCAGGGGGTTGTTTTCTGAGGTTGGTGAGGGTGAGTTGGTTGCGCGGGATGCGTCGGTGGCCGGGAGGTTACCGGCTGCCCGGGCCGAGCGGGGCGTTGCAGTCGAGCGGGTTGCCGGGGCCGGGCAGGTTGCCAGTGCCGCGCCGGTTGCCGCGTCGCGGGATCCGGTTGCTCGGGCCGAGCGGGGCGTTGCGATTGAGCGGGTTGCCGAGTCCGCGCTGGTTACCTCGGTTATCGGTGCCGCGTCGGTTGCTCGGGCTCTGGGTGGAAGGTCCGCCGGCTTCGGTCGACGCCTCGGTATAGCAGCAGTCGAAGCGGCGCCGGTGAATCCCATACACGTGAATTCGGCGCTGGCGCTGCTCCGGATGCCGATTCAGTTCGCGCGCACGGCGATTCGTGGCTATCAGGCATTCCGGGCACAGCAGGAGTTGGCCGAATTGACCACTGCGGGAAGGCTTCCCGGGCCGGGGCCCGCGTTCACACCGAGTCTGGTGAACCGGAGCGATTCGACAGATAGACACGCCCATCAGGTGCGGATGATCGTCTGCGATGCCGAACGGCTGCGCATCCCGGGCTGCACCGTGACCGTGGTCGCGCTGACCGCCGTGTCGATCGCACTCGATCGCTATCTGACGGCGCGAGGTGAACGAGCAGACCGCCTGGGCGCGCAAGTGCCGATGGCCTTGTCCGACAGTCGGATAGCGGCTCGCAATAACTATCGCAGCCTCGGTGTCGACCTGTTCATCGACGAACCGGACCTACTGGCCCGCGCGAACAGGATCGCCGCAGCCCTAGCCGATCGCCGAACCCGCGCCCAGCATCCATTGCTCACCGCACAGGACCGCGTCACCGCCGTCACCCCCGCCCCACTACTACGCCGCGACATCGAGCGCTACCCGCTCGACACCGTCCCCCACTCCATCGCCGGACACACCGTGGTCTCCAGCGTCCACCGCGGCCCCGCCGACCTGACCTTCGGCGGCGCACCGGTCCGCTTCACCGGCGGCTTCCCCGCAATCGGCTCGGTCATGCACCTGACCCACGGCGTACACGGCCTCGGCGACACCGTCACCGTCTCGATCCACGCCGATACCGCCGCATTACCGGACATCGATAATTACGTCGACCTGCTACGCGATGCGCTGAACGAGGTATTCGACTGCGCCATAGCAGAATTGGGACATCCCGAAACCTCAACCGGGTGA
- a CDS encoding cytochrome bc complex cytochrome b subunit translates to MAVDIGRKAGEQANSFDERYQAARFVKRSINKVFPTHWSFLLGEIALYSFIILVLSGTYLTLYFDPSMAEVTYNGAYQPLRGVSMTRAYETALNLSFEVRGGLFVRQVHHWAALLFAASIIVHLFRIFFTGAFRKPREANWVLGSLLLILAMFEGYFGYSLPDDLLSGTGLRAAFSSITLGIPVIGTWMHWLMFGGDYPGDIILPRLFIAHVLLFPGIMLALIAAHIALVWYQKHTQFPGPGRTERNVIGTRIVPVFSLDQGAFFAFTLGVVALMGGLLQINPIWAFGPYSPAKVSAGTQPDFYMMWTDGMMRLIPPWELYPGRYTVPAPFWGAMIMGLVFAVLIAYPWIERRLTKDTAHHNLLQRPRDVPVRTAIGAMAITFYVVLTLSCVNDIIAYKFDVSLNATTWVGRIGILTLPALAYFAAYRICLGLQRSDRAVLEHGIETGIIRRLPHGEYIEIHQPLGPVDEHGHPIPLTYQGATVPKKMNKLGSAGKPGTGGFFRPDPWQESRGHMAAEHEEERKQLAVLRAAQDQTDGQHH, encoded by the coding sequence ATGGCTGTTGACATAGGTCGTAAGGCAGGCGAACAAGCCAACTCCTTCGACGAGCGATATCAGGCCGCGAGATTCGTCAAACGGTCGATCAACAAGGTTTTTCCGACCCACTGGTCGTTCTTACTCGGCGAGATCGCGCTTTACAGCTTCATCATCCTGGTGCTGTCCGGTACCTATCTGACGCTGTACTTCGACCCATCGATGGCCGAGGTCACCTACAACGGCGCCTACCAGCCGCTGCGCGGGGTATCCATGACCCGCGCCTACGAGACGGCGCTGAACCTCTCCTTCGAGGTCCGCGGCGGTTTGTTCGTGCGCCAGGTCCACCATTGGGCCGCACTACTTTTCGCGGCCTCCATCATCGTGCACCTGTTCCGGATCTTCTTCACCGGCGCATTCCGCAAGCCGCGCGAAGCGAACTGGGTGCTCGGCTCGCTGCTGCTGATCCTGGCCATGTTCGAGGGGTACTTCGGCTACTCGCTGCCCGACGACCTGCTCTCGGGCACCGGCCTGCGGGCGGCGTTCTCTTCCATCACGCTCGGCATTCCGGTCATCGGCACCTGGATGCACTGGTTGATGTTCGGCGGCGACTATCCGGGCGACATCATCCTTCCGCGCCTGTTCATCGCGCACGTGCTGCTGTTCCCCGGCATCATGCTCGCGCTGATCGCCGCGCATATCGCGCTGGTCTGGTATCAGAAGCACACCCAGTTCCCGGGTCCGGGCCGCACCGAACGCAATGTGATCGGCACTCGTATCGTGCCGGTGTTCTCGCTGGATCAGGGCGCGTTCTTCGCGTTCACCCTCGGTGTCGTCGCACTTATGGGCGGCCTGCTGCAGATCAACCCGATCTGGGCCTTCGGCCCGTACAGCCCGGCCAAAGTATCGGCGGGCACCCAGCCGGACTTCTACATGATGTGGACAGACGGCATGATGCGCCTGATCCCGCCCTGGGAGCTGTATCCGGGCCGCTATACCGTGCCCGCACCGTTCTGGGGTGCGATGATCATGGGCCTGGTGTTCGCGGTGCTGATCGCCTATCCGTGGATCGAGCGTCGCCTGACCAAGGACACCGCGCACCACAATCTGCTGCAGCGCCCGCGTGACGTGCCGGTGCGCACCGCGATCGGCGCCATGGCGATCACCTTCTACGTGGTACTGACGCTGTCCTGCGTGAACGACATCATCGCTTACAAATTCGACGTCTCACTGAACGCGACGACCTGGGTCGGCCGGATCGGCATTCTGACCCTGCCTGCGCTGGCCTACTTCGCCGCATACCGCATCTGCCTGGGCCTGCAGCGCAGCGACCGCGCGGTGCTGGAGCACGGCATCGAGACCGGCATTATCAGGCGGCTGCCGCACGGCGAGTACATCGAGATCCACCAGCCGCTCGGTCCGGTCGACGAGCATGGTCACCCGATTCCGTTGACCTATCAGGGCGCGACGGTGCCGAAGAAGATGAACAAGCTGGGTTCTGCGGGCAAGCCTGGCACCGGCGGATTCTTCCGACCCGATCCGTGGCAGGAGTCCCGCGGTCATATGGCGGCCGAACACGAGGAAGAGCGCAAGCAGCTCGCCGTGCTACGCGCAGCTCAGGATCAGACCGACGGCCAGCACCACTGA
- a CDS encoding DUF397 domain-containing protein, with protein MEVDLTGAVWRKSTYSGPDGNCVEVAFLVDGNVAVRDTKDNGYGPLLAFTPGEWNAFLNGMSQGEFRRA; from the coding sequence GTGGAAGTTGACTTGACGGGCGCTGTGTGGCGTAAGAGCACATACAGCGGCCCCGACGGGAACTGCGTGGAAGTCGCATTTCTCGTCGACGGCAACGTGGCGGTCCGCGACACCAAAGACAACGGCTACGGTCCGTTGTTGGCGTTTACGCCCGGCGAGTGGAACGCGTTCCTAAACGGAATGTCACAGGGGGAGTTCAGACGCGCCTGA